Sequence from the Bacteroidota bacterium genome:
TGCGCCAGCGGCCCGTCGACGTAGCTCTCGACCCGGACGTGGGAGCCGAACCCGACGATCTTCTCCTCGATCTCGCGGCTGAACCCGCGCACGATCATCAGCGAGAGCAGAAGCGCCGCCACCCCAATCGTCACGCCGCCAACGGCCACGTAGGTCACGAACCGGAGAAACTTCTGCCCCTCGTCCCGGCCCTGCGCGCCGCGGAGGTAGCGGAGCGCCACGAAGCGCTGGAACGAAGACGACGGCATGGGCGAGCGGCGAGGTGGAATCCCAAAGGTACCGATGGTCGAGCGCCGTACGGTTGGACGGGAAACGTGGGAGCGGTTCCGTACCTTCTGCGTCTCTCCCCTTCTGTTTCCCACTCTTCGACGCTGCCATGACCAACGCCGTCCTCCGCCCCCCTGCCCCTGCCAACGAATCTGTGCGCTCCTACGCGCCCGGTGCGCTTGAGCGACGGTCTTTGCAAAAACGGATATCCGAGATGCGCGAGGAGACCGTCGCCATCCCGGCCGTGATCGGCGGCGAGCGGGTCGAGACCGGGCGCACGGCCGAGGTCGTAGCCCCGCACGAGCACAGCCGCGTGCTGGCGCGCGCGCACCTCGGCGGCGAGGCCGAGGTCGGCCGCGCCGTCGACGCCGCCGTCGAGGCCCGGCACGACTGGATGCGGATGCCCTGGAACGACCGCGCCTCGGTCTTCCTCCGCGCCGCCGACCTCCTCGCCGGGCCGTGGCGCGACACGATCAACGCCGCCACCATGCTCGGCCAGAGTAAGAACGCCTACCAGGCCGAGATCGACAGCGCCGCCGAGCTCGTCGACTTCTTTCGCTACAACGTCCACTTCATGCGGCAGATCTACGAGGAGCAGCCGGTCTCGCCGCCCGGCCAGTGGAACCAGGTCGAGTACCGCCCGCTCGAAGGGTTCGTCTTCGCCGTCACGCCGTTCAACTTCACGAGCATCGCGGGCAACCTCCCGACGGCACCCGCGCTGATGGGCAACACGGTCGTTTGGAAGCCCGCGACGACGGCGCTCCTCTCGGCATACTACATCATGGCGCTCCTCGAAGCGGCCGGCCTCCCCCCCGGCGTCGTCAACCTCGTCCCCGGCAGCGGGGCCGACGTGGGCGACCCGGCGATTGCCTCTCCCCACTTCACCGGCCTCCACTTCACCGGCTCGACGGGCACGTTCAACCACCTCTGGCGCGAGATCGGGAACAACCTCGACGCGTACCGGACCTACCCCCGGATCGTCGGCGAGACAGGCGGGAAGGACTTTATCGTCGCCCACGAGTCGGCAGACCCCGAGGCCGTGGCGACGGCGATTGTCCGGGGTGCGTTCGAGTACCAGGGTCAGAAGTGCTCAGCCGCGAGCCGGGTCTACCTCCCCGAGGCGCTCTGGCCGGCCGTCGAGGAGTCACTCATGCAGCAGCTCGGCGAGATGCAGATGGGGCCGGTCGAAGACTTCACCAACTTCGTCAACGCTGTCATCGACCGGAAGTCGTTTGAGAACATCACGGGCTACATCGACCGGGCGAAGGAGGCCGACGGGGTCCGCATTGCCCACGGCGGCGGCTACGACGACAGCGAGGGGTTCTACGTCGAGCCGACCGTGCTCATCACCGAGGATCCACACTACGAGACGATGGAGCACGAACTCTTCGGCCCGGTCGCCTCGCTCTACGTCGCCCCGGCTTCGACGAGCTTCTCGGACCTCCTGAAGCTGGTCGACGAGACCTCGCCCTACGCTCTCACCGGGGCCGTCTTCGCCCGCGACCGGAGCGCGGTCATCGAAGCGCGCGACACGCTCGCGGAGGCGGCTGGCAACTTCTACATCAACGACAAGCCGACGGGCGCGGTCGTCGGGCAGCAGCCCTTCGGCGGGGCACGCGGCTCGGGGACCAACGACAAGGCCGGCTCGCACGTCAACCTCCTCCGGTGGACGAGCCTCCGGGCGATCAAGGAGACGTTCGTCCCGGCGGCGCACTTTGCCTACCCATTCCACGCGCCAGACGTGCGCGCGAACGGGCGGGAAGAGAGCGTCGAGGGGTAACCCGACCGAGGGCACGGCACCGCCGTGCTCCTGCCGGCACCCGCATGCTTGTATTCAAGAGTCGACATCACCCGGGCGACGCGCCCGCCGCGCTCGTCTACGCCCGCGCCCTCACCGGGCCGCTGGCGTGGAGCATGACGGGCGTGATGATCGCGGCGAGCGTGGCGATGCTCGAGGGGCAGGACCCGCTGCCGTGGGTCGTCTGGGTGGTGCCGCTGGTCTACGCGCTCTCGACGGCGTGGACGGTCTACGACCTCCGCCGGACGCCGGCCGAACTCGTGCTCGACGAGGCACGCGGCGGTGTGCGCTCAGTGTGGGACGCCGCCGGGCGGAAGACGCCGCTCCTGCTCCGGCCCGTGTTTTCTCCCCGGCGTACGGCGTATGGCCTGGACCTTCCCATCGGGCGGACGCTCCACACCTTCGCCCCGGACGACTGGCCGCGCTTCGACCGCCTGGAAGCTGCCGCGTTCGATGCCGCCGAAGCCGCCGAGACAGAGCGCCGCGCGCGGGCCGGCGTTTAGGCTCAGTAAATCCGCACGTAGTATGTGGCCTCGCCCAGATGCGCTACACGCTCGGCCTCGGCGCGGAGGTCGGGGTCGTCGGACTGGAGCGCGTCGCGGAGCGCAGTCAGGTCGGCCGAGCGCTTGACGCGCACGAAGGCGTCCGGCAGGCTCCCCACCTCGGCGGTCAGCTCGACCGGCGGGCTGCTGCTCCGCTGGAGCTTGACGCGGCCGAGCGCGGTCGGGTGCTCGGTCTCGCCGCGCTGCTGCATCGACCACGCGAGGCGGCTCTTGAGCGACTGCGCGGCGGTTGCGAAGCGGCGCTCCGCCTCCTGGAGCCGCTGCCGCTCCGCCTTCACGGCCTCGGCCGTAGCCTCCAGCCGGCGCAGCACGCGGAGGTAGCCCTCGACCTTACCCGTGCGGAGGTCGAGCAGGTCGTTGTGCTGGGCCTCGATCTCGTCCGTAATCTCGCCGCCGGAGGCGAGGAGCGCGTCTTCGAGCGCCTGGAGCTCCGCGTCGATGGCGTAGAGGGTGAGCGGCTTGATGTCGGACATAGGGCGATGCGCGGCGGAAGGCTAAGACGAAGCGGGGTGTGGCTAGCGTGGAGGCTACGCATGCCGCCGGGTGCGAGGCCAGCTTTTTTTCGGTGTGGTGAAGCCCGGCCTGCTCGACCTGCGTATGCACGGGCACGCGCTTCCCCTGCCCGACCTCTGTCCCATGCCCTCGTTTCAGAAGCCCTCGCTCTTCGGCCGCCTGCTGCTGCTCTTCACGGTCGTCCCGATCCTCGAACTGACCCTCCTCGTCTGGCTCGGCGGGCGGATCGGGTTCTGGCCGACCGTAGGCCTGATCGCCGCGACGGCCATCATCGGATCGACGCTCGCACACCGCGAGGGGCTCTCGGCGCTGGCGCGGTTCCGGGCCCGCATGGCGCAGGGCGAGGTCCCCGGCGACGAGTTGACCGACGGCATCCTCATTCTCATCGCCGGGGCCTTCCTCCTCACGCCCGGCGTGCTCACCGATGTCGTGGGCTTCCTCGGGCTGCTGCCCCCGACGCGGAAGGTGATCAAGCAGGCCGTCTCGAAGCGGGTCCGCCAGAGCATGCTGGGTGACACGGTCAGCGTGGGTACGTGGCCCCCGCCTCCGCCGCCGGAGAGCGATGCGGTGGACGTGGAGTTCGAGGACGTGCGGGAGGATGCATAAGACGCGGTGCGCGAGGGAGACCGCCTTCTGCGAGGCAACCCTCACGCATTACGTCTCACTCGTCACGCATCACCTGACCACGAGCAGCTTGCGCGTCTTCACGGACCCCGCCGCGCGCAGGGTGACGACGTAGACCCCGCTCGCCACCGCCTGGCCGGCCCCGTCGCTCCCGTCCCAGGTCGCGCTGTGCGAGCCGGCGGCGTAGAGGCCGTCGGCGAGGGTGCGGACGCGCTGGCCCAGGAGGTCGTAGACCGCGAGCGAGACCGTGCTCGCCTGCGGCAGCTCGAACGGGATGAGGGTCTGGCGGTCGAACGGGTTGGGGTAGTTCTCGAAGAGCACCACCTGGTCCGGCTGCGCGCCGTCGCCCTCGGTCGAGACCGGGTTAGCGTTAGTGAAATACTCGACCGCGAGGTCGTCGACGTAGAACCCGTCGGCGGTCACGCCGCCGTCGGCGCGGAGCACAAACTGGACCTGGACCTCGGGCGCGCCCTCGAAGGCGCTCAGGTCGATGGACTCCTCGACCCAGGTCGCCTGGGTGCCGTCGTAGCCCGGCTCGCCCGGGACTTGGGCACCGTTGCCCGAGCCGACCGAGGTGTAGCGCCCCGCGAGCGGCGTCCAGGTACCGCCGTCGGTGGAGGCGCGGACCTGGGCCACGTCGTAGCCGGCCTCGATGTCCCACCGCGCCATGAAGCGGAGCCGAGGGCTGGCGGCGCTGCTCAGGTCGAGCGGCTCGGCGAGCGTGAGGGCGTTGTTGGCCCCGTCGCGGTAGAAGCCCGAGGGGCTGTCGGCGAAGGCCGTCGGCGTCGACGTACCCTGGGTGGGCGTCAGACCCCAGCCGTCGCCCGTCGTCCAGCCACCGGTCGACGCGGCGGGGTCTTCGAAGAGGGCGACCGGCGTCCCGATGGCCACGCCCGTGAGCGTCTCGGCGAGCGCGACGTCGTCGAACGAGAACTCGACGGCGAGGTCGCTCCGCAGGCCGAGCGGCGCGCTCGGGCTGAGCGTGAAGGCGAGGCCCTCGACCTCGACGCTCTCGCCGGCAGCGAGGTCGAACGCCTGGCTGAAGCGGCTCGGCTCGTCCAGCACACCGGGGGCCTCACTCACGATGCGGAGGCGGACGCCCGTCATCCCTTCCAGGCCGATGTTCTGCACCGTCACTGTCGCTGCGGCAGACTCGCCGGGGTCGAGGTGACCGTTCCCGCTGTGGGTCTCGGCTACCTCGAACCGGGCGACGGTCGGGTAGAACCCGGCGAGCCGGGCCAGGCGAAGGTTCATCACCCGGTTGGTCTCGGCGAGCGGGACGATGTCGCTCTGGCGTGGCCAGAAGCCCTGGAAGAACGAGCCGACCTCCGGAGTCCAGGCGAAGATTTTGCCCTTTGTGTCTTGCTCGCCGTAGTGCCAGTCGTCCGAGTCGCCGTTGGCTGGGTAGAGCACGTCGGCAGCCTGGCCGAACTCGTAGCCGTTGACCTGCGTCAGGTACGTCGAGGCCCGCGTGAAGAGGTCCTGGTCCGGGGTGTAGACGCCTCGCTCGTAGCCCCAGGAGTGGAGTAGGACGTTGCTGTAGGAGTGGTAGTTGAACGCGCCGCGGATCTCCCGCGTGTTGAGGAAGTCGCGGATCGCAGCGGTCTCGGGCTCGGAGAACGGAGCCGGACCGCGGTAGACCTCGCTGCTCGCGTTGCCGCTGGAGCCCTGGTTGTCGCGGCCCCACTCGTAGGCGTAGTTGCGGTTGAGGTCCACGCCGAAGCTGCTGCCCGGATTGTCGCGGCGGTTCTTGCGCCAGAACCCGCCCCCGTCCGGGTTGGTCTGCTGGTTGTAGACGTAGCCGTCGGGGTTGAGAACGGGGACGAAGTACATCTCCCGGTTGTTGACGAGGTTGGTCGCCTGGGTGTTAGTCCCGTAGTTCTCAAGGAGGTAGAACATGTAGTAGATCACCGTCGCCATGCTCTGCGGCTCGCGGGCGTGGTGGAGCGCGGTGTAGAGCACCTCCGGCTCGTTCTCGTCGACGCCGGGGTTGTCGGAGATCTTGACCATCCAGATGTCGCGCCCCTGGTGGCTCTGCCCGATCGACTCGCGGGCGGTGATGAGGTCCGGGTAGTCGGCGTGCATCTCGTCGAGCTTGGCGACCACCTCGTCGAAGGTGTAGTAGCCCCCCATCGAGCCGAAGCCGAAGCCTGAGGCGCGGCTCGCGGCGAGGGCCTGCTGACGCTCGGCCTCACTGAAGGGTGCGCGCGCGGCGTAGTCGGCGGCCAGGTCGGCGACCGAGACCTCGTAGGCGAACCCGCTCGCGGCGAGGTCGGCGAGGTCGGCCTCGCTGAGTACGGTAACGGCCACCCACCTGCCGTCCACTTTGTCGAGCCCTACGTGTCCGACGCCGGGGACGCGCGCAGAGAGGTCAGCGAGGTCGCTGCGGTCGGCGAGCGTGATGCGGACCTCGCTGTAGCGGGGCGGCGCGTCGGCAGCCTGCTGCGCGTGCAGCGCGGCTGGCGCGGCGAGCAACAGGGCGAGAACGGCGGTGGAGGCGAAGCGCATAGTCTGAACGGGTCTGTATGGGGCGGGTGGGGCGTGATTATACACCCGTGCCGCGGCGGCACCAACCGCCGGCCCCGCGCTGACCCCCAAATGAGCGCGCGACGAGCCCAACGTGACCCCAGCGTGGCATGCTGCACACCGCGGTGCTGTGAAGAGGCCCGGAAATGCACGCCTCGGACGAACCTCTACTTCGGGGCAGGGTTGCCCCGGCTCATCCACCGCCCCCCTCCGTGCCCGTCGCCACGCCTCCCCCGATCCGGCGCATCCCGCTCGGGCTCCGCTACATGGCCGGCTCTGCGCTGTTCTTCAGCCTAATGACGCTTTTCGTCAAGCTGGCTGGGCAGCGGGTTCCGGCGATGGAGATCGTCTTCGCCCGCTCCGTCTTCATGGTCGCGGGCACGTACGCCCTGCTCCGCCGGACCGGCACCCCCCCGCTCGGCCACAACCGGCGGCTGCTCCTGGCGCGCGGCGTGATCGGCGCGACGGCGCTCAGCCTGTTCTACTGGGCCATTCCGCGCATCCCGCTCGGCGACGCGACGGCGCTGTTCTACGTCACTCCGATCTGGACAGCGGTCGCGGCGGCGTTCGTCCTCCGCGAGCGCACGGCGGGGCGCGTGGTCGCCGGCATGGTGGTGAGCCTCCTCGGTGTCGCGCTGATCGCCAAGCCGTCGCTGCTCTTCGGCGACAGCGCAGCCGGGCTGGACCCGCTCGCCGTCACGGCGACGGTGACCGCCTCCATCCTCTCCGGGCTCGTCTACACGATCGTCCGCAAGCTCCGCGAGACCGACGCACCGAACGTCATCATCTTCTACCTCTCCGTCGCGGGCATCGTCTTGGCGCTGCCGTTCGCCGGTAGCTGGGTGGTGCCGCAGGGGGTCGAGTGGCTGTGGCTGCTCGGCGCGGGGGCGACGACGCTGGTCGCGCAGATTTTCCTGACGCACGGGCTCCACCTCGAACAGGCCGGCCGGGCGATGTCCATTGGCTACCTGCAGGTAGTCTTCGCGTTCGTGTGGGGCCTCTTCGTCTTCGGGAACGTGCCCGACGGCTGGAGCCTCGGCGGGGCCGCGCTGATCGTCGGCAGCGTCCTCCTGATCGCCCGGCAGCGAGCGGCGGGCGGTGGCTCGGTGGGAGCGCCTGCGTCGCGGTCACCCGCTCGCTCCAGTGCCCATACCGGCATGCGCTAGAACGTCCTCAATGGCCCTGACTACGGCTTCGGCCTTGCGGTCGTCGAGCGCGTCGGGGTGCGGCGGCGCGAACCGGCCCGCGTCGTTGTCGAAGTACTGCCCGGAGGCTCCGGCGAACGCGTCCGACAGCGAGGCCTGCACCAGAATGTCCACGCCGATGCCAACGTCCTTGCCTGCCGTCCCGAACGCGCTGCGGACCATCTTCGTGCCGAGCAGAGACCCGGGGTTGACCGCGACCACGCTCGGCCCTTCCGCGCCGACCTCCCCGGCGAGGTAGCGCGACCACATCGTCAGCGCCAGCTTGCTCTGGGCGTAGGCCACCCCGTCGGAGAGGTGCCCCTGTCCTGCGAGGGCGGCGAGGTCCACCGGTGCCTGCGCAGCCGAGGACAGGTTGACGACGCGCCCGGCGGGCGGAATCAGCGGCAGAAGGCGCCGCGTCAGCAGGTAGGGCGCAATGGCATTGACGGCGAAGCGGATGTCCAGCCCGTCGGCGGTCCGGGGGTCCGCAGCACTGTAGACGCCCGCGTTGTTGATCAGCACGTCGAGGCGCTCGTAGCGCTCGGCCACGGTGTCGGCCAGCGCGGACACCTCGGCAAGCACCGAGAGGTCCGCGGCGGTGCGCTCGGCGGTTCCCGACGCCGACAGCTCGGCCTCCACCCGGTCGAGCTTGTCCGGGTCGCGGCCGTGGAAGAGTACGCGGTGACCGTCGGCAGTAAGGCGGCGGGCGGTCCCCAGCCCGATGCCGTCGGTGGAGCCGGTGATGAGGATCGTCTTCATGGCAGGTTACATCTGGAGAGTCGGAAACTGAGGCAACAGGTCGTCGGCGAGGCACCGAAGCGTCGTCTCGGTGTCGGCCCGGTTGAACCGGAGGTTGAGTGCGACGTGGTTGACGCCGGCCGTCTCCAGCGCCCCGAGGTACGCCGCGAGCGCACGCATACCCGACCGCATCCCGAGGTGCAACGGCCGGGGTGCTGCGTCGGGGTCGTCGTCCAGGTCCACGTAGAGCGGCTGCATGACGGGCTTGCCGAACGTACCCGGAATGAGCGCTCGGTAGTCGCGGACCGCCTGCGCCTGGACGGCGGCGGCGCGTGGATAGGTCATCCACCCGTCGCCGTGCGCCGCGACCCAACTGGGAGCCTGGCGGCTGCCTCCGGTGATGAGCAGCGGAAGCTGACCGACAACGGGCTTGGGCAGGAGGTCTATCCCGCCGCCGACCCGGCCGTACGGACTGTCGAGGCTGGGCGAAGGCTCGGCTATCCGGCGGAGGTAAGCGTAGGCCTCCCGGAACCGCTCACCCCGCGCCTCGAACCGTTGGCCGAAGGCGGGGTACTCCGCCGGCCGGTCGCCCGAGGCGATGCCGAGGAGGAGTCGCCCGCCCGAGAGCACGTCGGCGCTCGCGGCGGCCCGGGCGACGTGGGCCGGGTGCCGGAGCGGAAGAATGACGCTCGCCACACCGAGTGCGATCCGCTCCGTCTGCCCGGCCAGCAGGCCGAGGTACACGAACGGATCGAACGGCTGGCCCGCATCGCCGAACGAAGGCACGTTGAACGGAACGTCGCGGAGCCAGACGGCCGCGAAGCCAAGTCGCTCGGCCAGCCGGACGCGCTCGGCGTGGCGCTCCATCGCCGGCACCGGCCCCTGCGCGTACGTCTCAATCGGGACCACGAGGCCCAGCGTCAGCCGGCCGGGCTGAAAGACCGAGCGGTAGCCCCGGTTGAGGGGTCTGAACGGTGCGGACTCCAAGCGCTCAGCGGTCGGCGTAGCCTCAGCCACGGGGCTACCTGGCAAAGCCACCGACCGGTGTCATGTACACCGGATCAAGACCGCCGACCTGCTCCTTCAACTCGTCGGTCAGTTCGCTGTAGACGACAAACTGCTCCACGTCGACGAGGTCCATGAACCGGTCCTGAAAGGTGCTCCATGTGGGTAGGTGGGCCATCGCCGCGTCTGCGTCGCGGTAGCGCTCGTAGACGCGGAGCCGCTGCCCGTCGGGGTCGATGGTCCATTCGTAGTTGAGGGTACCCGGCTCAGGCCGGACAGCCTCGACCATCTCGTGCATCAGCGCCTCGAGCGCGTCGCGGCGGCCGTCTTTGATGGGGCCTTCGAGGGTCCAGATGATGTTATCGTTGAACATGGCGTAGAAGGGATGAGCAGCGGGAACGAGGTCTCAAGTGAGATCGTCGGTGCCCTCGATCAGAAAATGGTGGCTGGTCGAGTGCTTGAGACGGGACTGTAGATACGGCCGGTAGGCGGGGTCGTTCTCGAAGGCGCGGGCGGCTTCCGCCGAAGGCCACTCGATGACGATGCGGAGCGCGGCGTCTGCGCCGTCGCCCTCGAGCCGCTCGTGGGTGGCGGTCCGGGCGAGGTACCTGCCGCCGTGCTCGGCGACGAGCTTGTTGGCAACGGGCAGGTAGTCGTCGATCCAGTCTTCGGAGGTCGGGGTGACGGCGAGGACGGAGTAGGCAGGCATGGTGCTCAAGAGGTGTGGTGAGTGAAGAAGCACGTTCGGTGCCGGCACGGGCAGCCGCCGCGTGCGAGGCGAACCGTGCTCGAGGTGGAACCCGGCGTCTGTTTATGCGATCCATCGATTCTCATCACCCGAACCATCACATCTACTCATGGACTCCAGCACGCTCGACCTCCGCCACCTCCGCCTTGTCCGTGCTGTGGTGGAAGAAGGAACGCTCACGGCGGCGGGCAACCGGCTCTCGCTCTCGCAGTCGGCGCTCTCGCACCAACTCCGCGATGTCGAAGACCGGCTCGGGATCGCGCTGTTCGAGCGGCGCGGCCGGTCGCTCGTGCTGACCGAGGCCGGCGGGCGCGTGCTCGACGCGGCCCGGGTCGTGCTCGACGAGGTGAGCCGGGCCGAGGCCGACCTCGACGTGCTCGCGGCGGGCAAGAGCGGGACGCTTCGGGTTACGGCCGAGTGCTACACGACCTACCACTGGCTCCCGCTCGTGCTCGGCACCTACCGCGAGGCGTGGCCGCTCGTGGACGTGGAGATCGTAGCGGGGGCCTCGGAGCGGCCCGGGGCCGCGCTCCTCGACCGCCGGGTGGACGTAGCCCTCGTCACGACCGTGGACCGGGCAGACGGCCTCGCGCTCACCGAACTGTTCGAGGACGAGGTCGTCGCGGTGGTGGCCGAGAGCCACCCGTGGGCGGGGCGAGCACACGTCGAGCCGGCGGCCTTCGACGGCGAGCAGGTGTTCGTCTGGCACACATGCACCGAGCGTGACTGCGTGCTCTCGCTCGTGGCGGCGGCCGGGGCTACGCCCAGCCGGATCATCCCGGTCCCACTCTCCACCGAAGGAGCCGTCGGGATGGTCCGGGCCGGCCTGGGCGTGACAGCAATGGCACGCTGGGCGGCTGCCCCGTACCTCGAACAGGGCGGGCTTGCTGACGTGCCGGTCACCGAAGACGGCGTGCGGCGCCGGTGGTACGTGGCAATGCGGCGAGATCCACGACCGCCGTACGTCGACGCGTTCGTGGACGCCTTGACTCGGATGGAGCAGCCGGCCCTCCTGAACCCCGGCATGCCTCCGGCTGCGTGACGCCCCCGCACCCGTCGGGCTACGCCTCAGACCGGGCGACACCTCAAGCCGGACGACACCTCAAGCCGGGCAGTTCGCCCTGGTCGCGCGCCGACACCATATTCACCGCTCAGGGTTCTCTGCCAACGCTGGGCTGGGATGCGCTTCGCGAGCGCCACACGGTTGCCTCCGGCACCCTGCCTGAGCGCGCACAAATCGAGCTGTGCGGGTCGCTCAGGCTGCTGCCTGGGAGACGCGCGCTACAGGCTGAGCGGGGGAGACGCGTGCCTGCGTCCGGGCGCACTGTGCGGCGTCAGCCCTCACGAATCCATAAGCCTACGCATAGGGCGAGGCGCGAAAGTGGCAGTATCATCGGTCGCCTTCGGCTTTTACCTGACGACCCATGCGTACCGCCTTCCTGCTCTCGGCTCTCCTGCTTCCTCTCGCCGCCGACGCCCAGACGTGGCAGAACGCCGACGTGCGCGGCTACGGCTACGTCAACGGCCTGCTGATCCACCCGCAGACCCAGACTGTCTACAGCCGCACCGACGTGGCGGGCATCTTCCGCTGGGACGGTGCCCGGTGGACGAACCTCCTCGACGGCGAGTTCACGCGCTCCCAGCTCTGGCCCGCCGCGGCCGAGGCGTTCGCACTCGACCCCCGCGTACCCGGCCGGCTCTGGGTCGCGCTCGGCAACAACCTCACCTCCGAAGGCGAAGCCTCGCTCGTCGTGCGCTCGGACGATGACGGGCAGACCTGGACGGCCACCAACTTCCCCCCGACGGTCGGCATGGCAGGCAACGGGTCGTGGCGGCGCAGCGGCGAGCAGCTGGCCGCAGACCCCAACGACTCCGACGTGGTCTACTTCGCCAGCCACGCCGACGGCCTCTGGCGGACCGTCAACGGCGGCGCGTCGTGGGGCCGGGTGACGAGCTTCCCGAGCCTCGGCGACGAGGGCGGACCGGGCGACGGTCCCTGCCCCGAGGTCGACCCCGACGGCTGCGGGCCGGGCGGCCTCTCGTTCGTCGTCTTCGACGACCGCACGACAGTGACGATCGCCGGCCGGACCGTGACGGCGAACGTCTACGTAGGTGCCCTCGGCGACGGGGTCTGGCGCTCGGCCGACGGCGGGCGGACGTGGGCGCTCGCTGTCCCCGGCCCCGGCACGCGCGACAACCCGATGCGCGCCGCCTTCACCCACGGCCGCCTCCAGGTCGGCTTTAGCGGCGACGGGGGCTTTGCCGGCGACGGCGCGATCCTCGTCTACGTCCCCGACGGCAGCGGCTCGGGCGGGACGGTGGCCGACAAGACGCCGCCTGAGGCGTGCCCGCTCTACGGCACCTACGACTGGAATGAGATCGCCTCCCACCCCACTGACCCCGACTTCGTCGTCGCGATCCCCTACGGCGTCGTAGCGCGCAAAGTGTTCTTCACGCGCAACTTCACCGACCCCAACCCGACCTGGGAGATCCAGACCGACGAAGGCCCGTACGCCGAGTGCCCGGCTCAGCAACTCGATTACACGCTCAACCAGGTGGTGTGGGCGGGCGAGGAAGACGGCGCGTTCTCGTACGGCGGGGCCGCTGCGTTCGACCTCGAAGACCCGCGCCGGGTCTGGTTTACGACAGGCTGGGGCGTGTACCGCTTCGACGACCTCGTCGCCGACGGCACGACGCTCGACTTCGCGGGCGTGATGGCGGGGCTGGAAGAGTCGTGCGTCCACGACGTCGAGGCTCCCGGCGGCAGCGGCCCGGCAGTCTACTCAGCCGCGTTCGACACCTTCGGCTGGGCGCACCGCACCGTCGCCGAGGTTCCGGCGACGAGTTTCGACTTCGGCGTGCAGCAGAACGCGACCGACGTGGCCGTGACGCCGGCCGATCCGCTCCTCGCGGTCGTCGTCGGGGCGCGCAACGGCGGCTACCTCCCCGCCGGGCGCGTCACCCGCGACGGCGGTCTGACGTGGAGCGACCTCGGTCTCCTCGGCGACCCCAACGACCCGGACGACGCCTGCGAGGCGTTCCTCACCGCCGGCAACATCGCCGTCTCCGCGACCGACCCGGACCGGATGGTGTGGAGCCCGCAGTCGGCCATCTGGCCGGCGTGCAACGGCTTCAGCGCGCCTGTCGTCACCCCGCCCCACCTCTCGGCCGACGGCGGCCAGACGTGGCAGCCCGTCCAGGGCATGGACTTCGACGGCGGCAACTGGGCGACGGGCACCGACTTCGTCGTCAGCCAGCACCTCGTCGCCGACGCCGTTGACGGCGACCGGTTCTACGCCTACGTCAAGCAGAACAACGCGAGCGGGACCGTCGGCATCTGGGCGAGCGCGGACGGCGGCGCGACCTGGTCCGAGCAGTGCCGGGGCTGCGTGCCGGACTTCCGCTTCCCCC
This genomic interval carries:
- a CDS encoding LysR family transcriptional regulator, whose protein sequence is MDSSTLDLRHLRLVRAVVEEGTLTAAGNRLSLSQSALSHQLRDVEDRLGIALFERRGRSLVLTEAGGRVLDAARVVLDEVSRAEADLDVLAAGKSGTLRVTAECYTTYHWLPLVLGTYREAWPLVDVEIVAGASERPGAALLDRRVDVALVTTVDRADGLALTELFEDEVVAVVAESHPWAGRAHVEPAAFDGEQVFVWHTCTERDCVLSLVAAAGATPSRIIPVPLSTEGAVGMVRAGLGVTAMARWAAAPYLEQGGLADVPVTEDGVRRRWYVAMRRDPRPPYVDAFVDALTRMEQPALLNPGMPPAA
- a CDS encoding TIGR03571 family LLM class oxidoreductase — encoded protein: MAEATPTAERLESAPFRPLNRGYRSVFQPGRLTLGLVVPIETYAQGPVPAMERHAERVRLAERLGFAAVWLRDVPFNVPSFGDAGQPFDPFVYLGLLAGQTERIALGVASVILPLRHPAHVARAAASADVLSGGRLLLGIASGDRPAEYPAFGQRFEARGERFREAYAYLRRIAEPSPSLDSPYGRVGGGIDLLPKPVVGQLPLLITGGSRQAPSWVAAHGDGWMTYPRAAAVQAQAVRDYRALIPGTFGKPVMQPLYVDLDDDPDAAPRPLHLGMRSGMRALAAYLGALETAGVNHVALNLRFNRADTETTLRCLADDLLPQFPTLQM
- a CDS encoding antibiotic biosynthesis monooxygenase — protein: MFNDNIIWTLEGPIKDGRRDALEALMHEMVEAVRPEPGTLNYEWTIDPDGQRLRVYERYRDADAAMAHLPTWSTFQDRFMDLVDVEQFVVYSELTDELKEQVGGLDPVYMTPVGGFAR
- a CDS encoding DUF1330 domain-containing protein; the encoded protein is MPAYSVLAVTPTSEDWIDDYLPVANKLVAEHGGRYLARTATHERLEGDGADAALRIVIEWPSAEAARAFENDPAYRPYLQSRLKHSTSHHFLIEGTDDLT